In one window of Nicotiana tabacum cultivar K326 chromosome 12, ASM71507v2, whole genome shotgun sequence DNA:
- the LOC107825155 gene encoding annexin D1-like (The RefSeq protein has 2 substitutions compared to this genomic sequence) has translation MASLTVPAEVPSVAEDCEQLRSAFKGWGTNEKLIISILAHRNAAQRKLIQQTYAETFGEDLLKELDRELTNDFEKLVVVWTLDPSERDAYLAKEATKRWTKSNFVLVEIACTRSPKELVLAREAYHARFKKSLEEDVAYHTTGEHPQLLVPLVSSYRYGGDEVDLRLAKAEAKILHEKISDKAYSDDEVIRILATRSKAQINATLNHYKDEYEEDILKQLEEGDEFVGLLRATIKGLVYPEHYFVEVLRDAINRRGTDEDHLTRVIATRAEVDMKIIADEYQKRDSIPLGRAIAKDTRGDYESMLLALLGQEED, from the exons ATGGCTAGTCTTACTGTTCCGGCAGAAGTTCCTTCAGTTGCTGAAGACTGTGAACAACTCCGATCTGCCTTCAAAG GATGGGGAACAAATGAGAAGTTGATCATATCAATTTTGGCTCATAGAAATGCTGCTCAACGCAAGTTGATTCAACAGACTTATGCTGAGACTTTTGGTGAAGATCTCCTTAAAGAGTTGGACAGAGAACTTACCAATGATTTTGAG AAATTGGTGGTAGTGTGGACATTGGATCCTTCAGAACGCGATGCCTATTTGGCTAAGGAAGCTACTAAGAGATGGACAAAAAGCAATTTTGTTCTTGTGGAGATTGCTTGTACCAGATCTCCTAAAGAATTGGTTTTGGCAAGGGAAGCTTATCATGCTCGTTTCAAGAAATCTCTTGAAGAGGACGTTGCTTATCACACTACTGGGGAACACCGCAAG CTTTTGGTACCTCTTGTGAGCTCCTACCGATATGGAGGGGACGAGGTGGACTTGCGCCTTGCTAAAGCAGAAGCTAAAATACTGCACGAGAAGATCTCCGATAAGGCTTACAGTGACGATGAGGTCATCAGAATTCTAGCCACAAGGAGCAAAGCACAGATCAATGCTACTCTGAACCATTACAAAGATGAATATGAAGAAGATATCCTGAAG CAATTGGAAGAGGGGGATGAGTTTGTTGGACTATTGAGGGCAACCATAAAAGGTCTTGTCTACCCCGAGCACTACTTCGTGGAGGTTCTTCGAGATGCAATTAACAGGAGAGGAACAGATGAAGATCATCTGACCAGAGTTATCGCTACAAGGGCTGAGGTTGATATGAAGATTATCGCTGATGAGTACCAGAAGAGGGATAGCATCCCTCTGGGTCGGGCCATCGCCAAAGATACAAGAGGAGATTATGAGAGTATGTTGTTGGCTCTGCTTGGACAAGAGGAGGACTAA
- the LOC107825154 gene encoding putative pumilio homolog 8, chloroplastic: MYRGEEKGKMKGAEEMLRMMMMKESVSYLHQNHQYDHQTMIGFSQSGSSSSFSGTGFGLYGDNSVDSWNVFDHQNINQGEGGVDDITNTTSGWSNMLFQEQNFDKHVDIGDLSKRFNYGMSINGTGNFGNDFFDFQKSGELLGGQKDYLYDSMGSFCSTNKHPVNPLYNDLCFQKEQIDYTNLCNMNRPSSNVSLGCSEQCGFNDVGVDRSLLSSLHGINSECDCSILKQQRAKSIPITNIVNVNHPLSPLPNSRGHESEDSFIIQGECLKYASEHRGLKGHKKKSRNEIKMERLQEKKPARNSLMQHNGESCQVGLRDTEFQVRGFSKNGLASRDDASLTRSEQNYVYLAAKDQLGCRYLQRIFDEGTSDDVQIIFNGIIHNIFELMKDPFGNYLVQKLLTVCTDEQRMQFVLAVTDNPGELVKTSRTTHGTRVVQKLIETMKTRLEISLVIRALQPGILNLMMDVNGNHVVQRCLHCLSKDHNKLIFDVASKHCIDIATHRYGCCVLNKCITYSTGKQREKLLVGICSNGLKLAQDPFGNYVVQFIIELKIASAAAMLLSQFDGHYVYLSRQKFGSHVVEKFLKCVEESRSRIINELVSEPHFDQLLQDPFANYVIQSALGVTKGSVRALLLQAVRPHMLLLRTSPYCKKIFSRRLLKK, from the exons ATGTATAGAggtgaagaaaagggaaaaatgaaGGGTGCTGAAGAAAtgctgaggatgatgatgatgaaggaaaGCGTTTCATATTTGCATCAAAATCATCAATATGATCATCAAACGATGATTGGGTTTTCGCAGTCGGGTTCAAGTTCTTCGTTTTCTGGTACTGGGTTTGGTTTATATGGTGATAATTCAGTGGATTCTTGGAATGTATTTGATCATCAGAATATTAATCAAGGAGAAGGAGGAGTAGATGATATTACTAATACTACTTCTGGTTGGTCTAACATGCTTTTTCAGGAACAGAATTTTGATAAGCATGTTGACATAGGTGATCTGTCTAAGAGATTTAATTATGGGATGAGTATCAATGGAACAGGAAATTTTGGTaatgatttttttgattttcaaaagTCAGGAGAATTATTAGGTGGACAGAAAGATTATTTGTATGATTCAATGGGGTCTTTTTGTAGTACTAACAAACATCCTGTTAATCCTCTGTACAATGACCTCTGTTTTCAAAAAGAGCAAATTGATTATACTAACTTGTGTAACATGAATAGGCCTAGTAGTAATGTGAGTCTTGGATGCTCAGAGCAGTGTGGATTTAATGATGTTGGTGTTGATAGGAGTTTGCTTAGCTCATTACATGGCATAAATTCAGAATGTGATTGTTCCATTTTAAAGCAGCAAAGGGCTAAATCAATACCTATTACTAACATAGTGAATGTGAATCACCCTCTTTCCCCATTGCCAAATTCAAGAGGCCACGAGAGTGAAGACAGCTTCATTATTCAAGGGGAATGTTTAAAATATGCTTCTGAACACAGAGGTTTAAAGGGTCACAAGAAAAAATCACGGAATGAGATTAAAATGGAGAGGTTGCAAGAGAAGAAACCAGCAAGAAATAGCTTAATGCAGCATAATGGAGAATCTTGTCAAGTTGGTTTAAGGGACACTGAATTCCAAGTAAGAGGATTTAGTAAAAATGGTTTGGCCTCAAGGGATGATGCTAGTCTTACGCGTTCGGAACAAAACTATGTGTATTTGGCAGCTAAAGATCAGCTGGGGTGTAGGTATTTACAGAGGATATTTGATGAAGGGACCTCAGATGATGTTCAGATAATATTCAATGgcatcatacataatatctttgaGTTAATGAAGGATCCATTCGGGAACTATCTCGTGCAGAAATTATTGACTGTTTGTACTGATGAGCAGAGAATGCAGTTTGTGCTCGCGGTGACTGATAATCCAGGAGAGCTTGTGAAAACATCTAGGACTACGCACGG GACCCGTGTTGTGCAAAAGTTAATTGAGACAATGAAGACCAGGCTGGAAATTTCGTTAGTTATAAGGGCACTTCAACCTGGTATTCTTAATCTCATGATGGATGTCAATGGAAATCATGTGGTTCAGCGTTGCTTGCATTGTTTAAGCAAAGATCATAACAAG CTTATTTTTGATGTTGCGAGTAAACATTGTATTGATATTGCAACACATCGTTATGGATGCTGTGTGCTGAACAAATGCATCACTTATTCAACTGGGAAGCAACGTGAGAAGTTGCTTGTTGGGATTTGTTCTAATGGGCTTAAGCTTGCTCAAGATCCTTTTGG GAATTATGTTGTTCAATTCATAATAGAGTTAAAGATAGCCTCTGCTGCAGCCATGTTGCTCTCTCAGTTTGATGGCCATTATGTATACCTCTCAAGGCAAAAGTTTGGCAGTCATGTTGTTGAAAAGTTCCTCAAGTGTGTTGAAGAAAGTAGGTCGAGAATCATCAATGAGTTAGTCTCAGAGCCTCATTTTGATCAGTTGCTGCAAGATCCTTTCGCTAACTATGTGATTCAGTCTGCACTTGGCGTTACTAAG GGATCCGTTCGAGCTTTGCTGCTTCAAGCTGTGAGGCCTCACATGCTTCTCCTGCGCACAAGTCCATACTGCAAGAAAATCTTCTCTCGGCGACTACTAAAAAAGTAA